In Oncorhynchus nerka isolate Pitt River linkage group LG21, Oner_Uvic_2.0, whole genome shotgun sequence, the following are encoded in one genomic region:
- the LOC115103936 gene encoding LOW QUALITY PROTEIN: apoptosis-stimulating of p53 protein 2-like (The sequence of the model RefSeq protein was modified relative to this genomic sequence to represent the inferred CDS: inserted 2 bases in 1 codon), which yields MQTAADKCEEMEEGYAQCSQFLYGVQEKMGIMNRGVVYALWDYEAEDDDELAFLEGDCMTVLRRKDKDEXEWWWARCRDREGYIPRNLLGLYLRIKPRQRSSA from the exons ATGCAGACAGCGGCAGACAAGtgcgaggagatggaggagggctaCGCACAGTGCTCCCAGTTCCTCTACG GTGTACAGGAGAAGATGGGCATCATGAACCGTGGGGTGGTGTACGCCCTGTGGGACTACGAGGCTGAGGACGATGACGAGCTGGCCTTCCTGGAAGGCGACTGCATGACGGTGCTGCGGCGCAAGGACAAGGatga agagtggtggtgggccCGCTGCAGAGACCGAGAGGGCTACATTCCAAGAAACCTGCTAGGG CTGTATCTGAGGATCAAGCCACGGCAGAGGAGCTCGGCTTAA